A window of the Lactuca sativa cultivar Salinas chromosome 5, Lsat_Salinas_v11, whole genome shotgun sequence genome harbors these coding sequences:
- the LOC111881910 gene encoding cucumber peeling cupredoxin codes for MAAFRFNSVVIMALMLASVQFHSTAAQTTHVVGDALGWNIPPNGPSAYTTWASTQTFRVGDVLLFNFTTGFHNVAEVSQAAYAPCTTANPISIATTGPARVTLNAPGTHYYICTVGTHCQIGQKLTINVSAASATPAPSPTPAPVIPTPVSPPTATPTPTPAPSTTTPPPTSSPAPSSEDASPVSPPTFGQSPSGSNAPSPTDSTILPPPSPSSAPSFAAVAPFTFLTIALAFFY; via the coding sequence ATGGCAGCTTTTAGGTTCAATTCAGTGGTGATTATGGCTCTCATGCTTGCATCGGTGCAGTTTCACAGCACGGCGGCTCAGACTACCCATGTGGTCGGCGACGCCTTGGGCTGGAATATTCCTCCAAACGGACCTTCTGCTTACACCACCTGGGCATCAACTCAGACCTTCAGAGTCGGCGATGTTCTTCTTTTTAACTTCACCACCGGATTCCATAACGTTGCTGAAGTGTCTCAGGCGGCGTATGCGCCATGCACCACCGCCAACCCCATCTCCATTGCCACCACCGGACCCGCTAGAGTCACCTTGAACGCACCTGGCACTCACTATTACATCTGCACCGTTGGCACTCATTGCCAAATTGGTCAGAAGTTAACTATCAACGTCTCCGCCGCGTCTGCCACCCCTGCTCCATCACCAACACCGGCACCCGTCATCCCCACACCGGTTTCTCCACCAACCGCTACCCCAACCCCAACCCCTGCTCCCTCCACAACAACCCCACCACCAACCTCCTCCCCTGCCCCTTCTTCCGAGGATGCCAGCCCAGTGTCACCACCCACCTTCGGCCAATCTCCCTCAGGCAGTAACGCCCCTTCTCCCACAGATTCCACCAttctaccaccaccatcacccaGTTCTGCTCCATCTTTCGCCGCCGTGGCACCCTTCACTTTCTTGACGATTGCTTTAGCTTTCTTTTACTAG
- the LOC111881909 gene encoding cucumber peeling cupredoxin-like — MAGLKFNLGVMMALMLASVLFHGTTAQTTYVVGDALGWNIPPNGPSAYTTWASTQTFRVGDVLLFNFTTGFHNVAEVSQAAYGPCTTTNPISIAATGPARVTLNAPGTHYYICTVGTHCQIGQKLTINVSDVSATPAPTPTPANVIPTPASPPTATPTLTPAPSTTTPPPTSSPAPSSDEASPISPPTSGQSPTDSTTIPPPSPNFAPSFTAVAPFTFLAIALAFFY; from the coding sequence ATGGCAGGTTTAAAGTTCAATTTGGGGGTGATGATGGCGCTCATGCTTGCCTCTGTGTTGTTTCATGGCACGACGGCTCAGACAACCTATGTGGTTGGCGACGCCTTGGGCTGGAATATTCCTCCCAACGGACCTTCTGCTTACACCACCTGGGCATCAACTCAGACCTTTAGAGTCGGCGATGTTCTTCTCTTTAACTTCACAACCGGATTCCATAACGTCGCTGAAGTGTCTCAGGCAGCCTACGGCCCATGCACCACCACCAACCCCATCTCCATCGCCGCCACCGGCCCCGCTAGAGTCACCTTGAACGCACCTGGTACACACTACTACATCTGCACTGTTGGCACTCATTGCCAAATTGGTCAGAAACTAACCATCAACGTTTCCGACGTGTCTGCCACCCCTGCTCCAACACCAACGCCGGCAAACGTCATTCCCACACCGGCTTCTCCACCAACCGCTACCCCAACCCTAACCCCTGCTCCCTCCACTACAACCCCACCACCAACCTCCTCCCCTGCCCCTTCTTCCGACGAAGCCAGCCCAATATCACCACCCACCTCCGGCCAATCTCCCACCGATAGCACCACtataccaccaccatcacctaATTTTGCTCCGTCTTTCACCGCCGTGGCACCCTTCACTTTCTTGGCGATCGCTTTAGCTTTCTTTTACTAG